Part of the Calliopsis andreniformis isolate RMS-2024a chromosome 12, iyCalAndr_principal, whole genome shotgun sequence genome, TCACGATTCGTACTTTCGCTGCATGCAACGCATACGTATTCGTGTATTCGTACACTGGCACGTAGAGTAATAGGACGCTATCGAGGATGCGAATCGAAAACATGTAAGGTTGAAAGGCAAAagcaacattcaaatattcatagaGAAAGAAAGAAGAACGGGATAACAAGTAGCACTATtactccatttctttcacacgtaTAATTCACTCTTTGACTTTGTCATTCGTAACGAACGTTGCTGTTACAATAGAAGAATTATGACAGACGAAACGATTCGTTGGCGGCCATTGTCAACATCGCACTGATAATTTCGAATTCGATAGAGACGTCGAAGCGAAGAAAGTACCGGCGCGACGAGACTGTCATCGGATCGTTTCGACCTCAAGAGGACTCCACCGGACGGACGGACGAACCGACTGACGAGCGGGTAGGCGGGTAGGCGAGCGCGCGAGCGGGCAACCAACTCGATGCTCGGAAATGGAACAGACCGTTCTCCGTTCACTGTCGGTTATCTTCGGTTCTCAACTTTACGCTCATTATTCGCACTCAGGTTGCGTCTATATACGCATAATACTTCCCTTACCTTTCCAATTATTTTAATCGATTCTCATTATAGAGGTTGTAGcaaataaaagaaatactttCAATTTAATTGGACAATATCCTATAAAACAGAAATAGTGTAACATAAAAACTCGACAAACTCGACAAACTCGACAGTTTAGGTACGCAGATACATACATTTTAGACTTCTGTATTACACGACAAATCTTCTTATTTGCCGTTCGAAATACCTACGAACTGAGCTACGTACATACATAGGTACTTTCATAGCACGAAATTACGTCGAagcattaattaaaaaattttaaacggTTTCAAAAATTAAGGAAATCGTAGGAGAGATTTCaatgtacaaaataattacatgaaattaatatttaacaaaataaatatgattaGGATATTAGAAATCAGTATTTTATTCTACAGtttgaaaaaaaatatatttgcaaTACTAATTTAGGATTTACACATAATGAAAATTCTATGCATAATGGTAACATCTTAAAGACTAACGCAAAGATTAGACATATGAAAGAGTATAATAATTTCCAACATCATTATCTACATAGTATATGTACATAGCATTTACCTTCCATTTGAAAATAAAGTTAGGCTTTGTTTTTCAATTCTAATTGTAAGAGCAACTAGCAAAATTCGTACATGCAACAAATTTTGTCCCTTTCACAAGACATATATCTCCTATTCAACTTAAAAGCATCTAAATGTATAACGATCCATCCGCTGGTCCCAAATATCTTATAGAAATAAGTATTACATCGATTAGTGTCCATACACCAAGACCTCCGAAACTGAACACTTTGCCGATTCCTTCTTGCCAATGACCCAAATAGAAtctgtaaaatatatttataccaATAAGCTGTTTCCATTCCCTGTTAATACACATAAAATCATTGAATATAATGTACCGATCAGCTCCAAAACCTCCTAAAGTAATGCTTAATAGCAAAGCAGTAGACCAACGATATCCCACCGTCCAATTACATAGTAAATTTTTCATGAATGTACGTCTTCCAAGACATAGTATATCACTGCTTACTGTACAATTTGTTCTGTAATACTGTCGAGGAGAAGCTACAGAACTACATGAATTCTTTTGCTGACACTCGTGTTCCCAATGTTCCGTTTGATAACAATACCGGCatatgtattttttttcaaAAGTTTGCTCACCCTTAAATTTTAATGTgttcattatcattattattattaggttTGCATATTAAGTTATTTATTACTTACAACACAATCGATGTGTTCTAAAACAGTACAATTAGCAACATATACAGCTCCATATATGCAATTGGGATTTAAATTACATCTTAAGCATTCTCCATTTAGTTCTGAGCAAACTGTACCGCTTGGACAAAATCTTGCAATCTCTTCCTACAGATGATAAATTATTTCaccattatttctattatataaaTGATTTTACAGTAATTCTAGTACCTTTTTGCTTGTGTATGCTGGAGTAGAATTCGCGTTTGCTTCTTTTAATGCATAATTTATCATGCTATCTGTAATAAACGTATTTTTTGAGAAATAATAATAGCTTGTTATAGGATAAAGCagaagaaactgtttt contains:
- the Amx gene encoding TM2 domain-containing protein 3 almondex, which produces MNIVRINSRNVIFILLAILSTTVKQAYMGYDSMINYALKEANANSTPAYTSKKEEIARFCPSGTVCSELNGECLRCNLNPNCIYGAVYVANCTVLEHIDCVGEQTFEKKYICRYCYQTEHWEHECQQKNSCSSVASPRQYYRTNCTVSSDILCLGRRTFMKNLLCNWTVGYRWSTALLLSITLGGFGADRFYLGHWQEGIGKVFSFGGLGVWTLIDVILISIRYLGPADGSLYI